Proteins from a single region of Limosilactobacillus fermentum:
- a CDS encoding YdcF family protein produces the protein MVTLLIGAGLIILGIVVIAHDRRTLLSGLLPFLGLLTWLTGLTPVWLASTLFVIILPLGILGEVLTHDGYWLLSRYGTSAKGYFFLVGGFLVMVFAPLFPVLWLLWRSVLTVKLMLAIYGYVAVLIDAYLLATVINALPLTIKPTKILILGAGLIKGGVGPVLRRRLLGGLALYQRFPKAELIMSGGQGDDEPEPEAVAMHRFARQKGVPKSAIRLETNSTNTATNLSEAKRFINSGDRVVLVTSDYHLLRSLLYARRQGVNCQGLAVHTPHFTFTCNAFIRELGAYTIIHRYLIPLGLVLVIILCLI, from the coding sequence ATGGTGACGTTATTAATCGGGGCTGGATTAATCATCCTGGGGATAGTGGTGATTGCCCACGATCGCCGCACCCTTTTAAGTGGCCTCTTGCCCTTCTTAGGGTTACTAACCTGGCTCACTGGGCTGACCCCCGTTTGGCTGGCTAGTACCCTGTTTGTCATCATTCTCCCGCTCGGCATTTTAGGTGAGGTGTTGACCCACGATGGCTACTGGCTACTGAGCCGTTACGGTACGTCTGCTAAGGGCTACTTCTTTTTGGTGGGTGGTTTTTTGGTAATGGTGTTCGCCCCGCTGTTCCCAGTTTTATGGCTACTATGGCGCTCAGTTTTGACCGTTAAATTGATGTTGGCCATCTACGGCTACGTGGCGGTCCTGATTGACGCTTACCTTTTGGCAACGGTGATCAACGCCCTGCCATTAACAATTAAACCAACCAAGATACTAATTTTGGGCGCCGGTCTCATCAAAGGGGGCGTGGGTCCGGTTTTACGGCGCCGCTTGCTAGGCGGCTTGGCGCTTTACCAACGCTTCCCCAAGGCTGAACTGATTATGTCCGGTGGTCAGGGGGACGACGAACCCGAACCCGAGGCGGTCGCGATGCACCGGTTTGCCCGCCAAAAGGGGGTTCCCAAGTCTGCCATCCGCTTGGAAACCAACTCTACCAATACAGCAACCAATTTGAGCGAGGCCAAGCGCTTCATTAACTCAGGTGACCGGGTGGTCTTGGTAACCAGTGATTACCACCTCCTACGCTCCCTGCTCTACGCTCGCCGCCAGGGGGTGAATTGTCAGGGCCTGGCCGTCCACACCCCCCACTTCACCTTTACTTGCAACGCCTTCATCCGCGAGTTGGGGGCCTACACGATCATTCACCGGTACCTCATCCCCTTAGGGTTAGTGTTGGTGATTATACTTTGTCTAATCTAA
- a CDS encoding alpha/beta hydrolase has product MKKVINVAVERDGLWLDSDIVYAQVPGWLGNATRNLRLSVIRHFATGDDTKFPVIFWFAGGGWMDTDHNIHLPNLVDFARAGYLVVGVEYRDSNKVNFPGQLEDAKAAIRYMRANAAKFQADPDRFVVMGESAGGHLASMLGLTNGMTEFDVGDHLDVSSDVQVAVPWYGVVDPLTAKQGSATDAFDFVYRNLLGAEPEDAPELDAKANPLTYVSKKSVPFLILHGQQDQVVPVKDSEVLYEALNQAGVDADLYELETAGHMDVQFMQPAVFKLILEFLKKHLN; this is encoded by the coding sequence TTGAAGAAAGTGATTAACGTTGCTGTTGAACGGGATGGGCTTTGGCTCGATTCCGACATTGTGTATGCCCAGGTACCCGGCTGGCTGGGCAACGCCACCCGCAACTTACGGCTGTCGGTAATACGCCATTTTGCCACCGGGGATGACACCAAGTTCCCAGTGATCTTTTGGTTTGCCGGTGGGGGATGGATGGATACCGACCACAACATCCACTTGCCAAACTTAGTTGACTTTGCCCGGGCGGGGTATTTGGTTGTGGGCGTGGAGTACCGCGATTCTAACAAGGTCAACTTCCCGGGTCAACTCGAGGATGCCAAGGCGGCGATCCGTTACATGCGCGCTAATGCCGCGAAGTTCCAGGCCGATCCCGATCGCTTTGTCGTGATGGGTGAATCGGCCGGCGGTCACTTGGCCTCCATGTTGGGGTTGACCAACGGGATGACGGAATTTGACGTCGGCGACCACTTAGACGTCTCCAGTGACGTTCAAGTGGCAGTCCCTTGGTACGGCGTGGTTGACCCGTTAACTGCTAAACAAGGCAGCGCCACAGACGCCTTTGACTTCGTTTACCGTAACTTACTGGGGGCCGAGCCAGAGGACGCCCCGGAACTGGATGCCAAGGCCAATCCATTGACCTACGTTTCAAAAAAGAGCGTGCCATTCTTAATCCTGCACGGCCAACAGGACCAGGTCGTCCCGGTTAAAGACTCCGAGGTCCTGTACGAAGCCCTTAACCAAGCGGGCGTTGATGCGGATCTCTATGAATTAGAAACTGCCGGCCACATGGACGTCCAGTTCATGCAACCAGCCGTCTTCAAGCTCATTTTGGAGTTCCTCAAGAAGCATTTAAATTAA
- a CDS encoding GNAT family N-acetyltransferase translates to MINYRRLTKTDLPQVIAFYKDACDHQQFDQYSPDWTWGVYPSEQSLEESLNDLFIGAFDDDGTLLGAGILTKGEDPDYPSEAWKIPATDDQIAILHLLAVGPAARGKGVASGLLAQLKQVAKEAGAIVIHLDVIDGNPPADALYQKNGYQLAKRVVIDYEDVGRQEANLYELKL, encoded by the coding sequence ATGATTAATTACCGCCGTTTAACTAAAACAGACTTGCCGCAAGTAATCGCTTTTTATAAGGATGCTTGTGACCACCAACAGTTCGATCAATACAGTCCGGATTGGACCTGGGGCGTTTACCCAAGTGAACAGTCGCTAGAAGAAAGCCTCAACGACTTGTTCATCGGCGCCTTTGATGACGATGGTACGCTACTGGGGGCCGGGATCCTGACGAAGGGCGAAGACCCAGATTACCCGAGCGAGGCCTGGAAGATCCCAGCCACGGACGACCAAATTGCTATCCTACACTTACTGGCGGTTGGCCCCGCCGCTCGTGGCAAGGGGGTCGCTAGTGGTCTCCTAGCACAACTCAAGCAGGTTGCTAAAGAGGCGGGTGCCATCGTCATTCACCTAGACGTAATTGACGGTAACCCACCGGCGGATGCCTTATACCAAAAGAACGGCTACCAACTCGCCAAACGGGTCGTCATCGACTACGAAGACGTTGGTCGTCAAGAAGCCAACTTATACGAACTGAAGCTATAA
- a CDS encoding DUF2316 family protein has protein sequence MLTRAEIKATKEELQANYRRLNQPEATVLADLEMNAERLDAVLNMESTQTLATFGRSVIT, from the coding sequence ATGTTAACAAGGGCCGAAATTAAGGCGACTAAAGAGGAGCTACAGGCCAATTACCGACGCTTAAACCAACCAGAAGCAACCGTACTCGCCGACCTAGAGATGAACGCTGAGCGACTGGACGCGGTGTTAAACATGGAGAGCACCCAGACCCTAGCGACGTTTGGGAGGTCCGTGATTACTTAG